The nucleotide sequence ttgttttgcctgccACTCTTCAAGTTTACGTTTGTATGGACTTGACGTGATAAGTTCAGCTTCTGTTTTTCTGGATTTTCGTTTCGCCGCTAATTTCTGTTGTGAAACACTGGGATTGTGAGAAATCAGCGCCACTGAAACAGCTGACTCAAGGACGCAGTCATAGTGTCCTGCATTGTCCCCATGAGGTGGAGTAAACAGGGAGTGACTGCATGCGAGATGATAAACTAAGAGTTAATACCTAATATACTGGACTCGCagcgaaatatacaaacaaatgaggtGAGTAAAGGAGAGTCACTGGTTGAGCCAAAGAGTCATCGTTGTATTTGAGAACGTTCCCAGACTCTGCATTGATGATGTGGATGGGCTGCTGCAACACCTCACTTGTAGCAGAAATGTCCATGTCTCCCACTGAAGCAGTTGAATGAGCCATGTGAAGAATCTTTTCTTCTAGGGAGAAAAAAGCGAAAGATGATGGCATGTCAAAGTTTATTGCAGCTGACACTTCGCGGAAGCCTTCAATGTTGCTGAGCATGTGACTGGTCATCTTTTGTCTTAGAGCATCAGCTTGGATCTGTTCTTGTATTTTCGTGTGACACTCTGAAGGTAACCCATTACCGTCCCTTTCTGCAGTTTGGAACGTAGGAGTGTTGCCGATGACAATGGATCTAAAAAAAAGCAGTGTCCATCGGGATTGGTTTGGATAACTGTTTTGTTTGGAAGTGCCAAAAATAGGCCTATGTCTTGCTCGGAGCAGGGGCTAGGTGGCTCAGAAAGTGGGTCTACTGGATGTCCAGTTCGCCCAGAGAGGGGTCTTGCTGGTTCAGAGGGGGGTCCTGCTTGTTCAGAGGGGGGTCCTATTGGTTCAGAGGGGGGGTTCTACAGGCTCAGCGGAGGGTCTTGGTGGTTCAGAGGGGGGTCCTGCTTCTCCAGATGAGGAACCTGCTGGCCGGCTCGGAGGATTTTTTGTCTTCATTGAAAATATGTTGAATTCCATTTCTGCTCGCTATTTCGTATGCATAACGTCTTTTCTGGTCAGGCCAAAAAACATCCTCTCACATTTAATGATATGGTCAACCAATTCTTTTTCTATTGCTGGGGGAAGAATGGACGGCCTCCCCCATGGCATGTTCGTATTTTCCATCAAGATGATCTTTAAGTGTTGTGGGTGGGATTCCATACGCTCTTGCAGCTGCTCGAAGTCCAAGCCTCTTGTCTATGACAGCTGCCATGGCTGTTGCCAGTGACTGCGTTGACCATGTAGCCCTGCACAATATACCGGTACACCAAGTATTAACAACGCTCATCACTCTGTACTAACTAGATCTACTTCTggcatacacatgcacagaaaataaaaagagaagagaagagagagagagagagagagagagagagagagagagagagagagagagagagagagagagagagagagagagtcaaaatcCGAACACACAAGTTCAAATACCGAACACTGTTCGGTATTTGAAACATGGAGTGTTCGGTAATTGAAATCTACCTAACTATTTTAAAACCACGGGGCGCTCAGGCAAGATCTAAGACGAATGCTTTCAAACAGACATATTTGGCAAGCAGATAGATCACACTGTTAATTTCAACCATAACTTTTCACAAAAAGCAACTCAAATTCATACTATGATCCTAGTCTGCTGTGGGTCGAAATAGCATTGAGAGTCATAAAATCATAAAATCACTCACCGTTTTTTTTTGCCGCCTTTATCCGCCATGATTTTTGGTGCAGGATAATCAGGGACGGTACTCTATCACCTCGTGCAGTCCAATTTGAGTAGTCACCTCTTGTTTTCGAGAAATCAGCTGTTCGGTATTAGGCACCGTTCGGTATTTGGGGACTTTCCCctacgccctcgagaaacctcgatcattttctgaaaatgcacgttgataagtaccgttttatgataaagttatactctccattcatttatatacacaaactaatgtctcatttattatttgtagagctaaatatgtcagttgggatcatattaagaatcgcagtgtttttcgcaaaatcgtacttgacaacccccagtaaaaaaagtataaaaaaaaagttaacccgtcaacctctttttttctttgcacagatgtgtccatattgcttaaaggaacctgtgcacaaaatgtgtaatgtttctttcacgcgatttgaacacacaagtaacccctgaagaatcgcagtgtttttcgcaaaatcgtacttgacaacccccggtaaaaaatttctaaaaaaaaaattaatacgtcgacccccttttttctttgcacagatgtgtccatattgcttagaggaacctgtgcacaaaatgtgtaatgtttctttcacgcgaattttttttaaatacgtttttactactaaaggagtgataattttatgtgtacgccctcgagaaacctcgatcattttctgaaaatgcacgttgataagtaccgttttatgataaagttatactctccattcatttatatacacaaactaatgtctcatttattatttgtagagctaaatatgtcagttgggatcatgttaaaaatcgcagtgtttttcgcaaaatcgtacttcacaacccccagtaaaaaaattctaaaaaaaaagttaatacgtcgacccccttttttctttgcacagatgtgtccatattgcttaaaggaacctgtgcacaaaatgtgtaatgtttctttcacgcgatttgaacacacaagtaaccccttaagactATAATAACCAGTATTAATCATTATTTAGCACAACTTCGTTGTTTTGTATAATTGTATTGGTGGGGGACACCGGGGCAGGTTGAGACACGAGGCAGGCTGACTGACACGTAACATTCTggcagattttgttgttgttgagattttgtttttttgaaaaattagTACACTTTAATATTACTTTTGTTCCACGAACAGTATCTGCAATGAACTATCGAGTGAAACCATCATAAGTCTCATAAATATTTTTAAGATTTGAAATCTAGTAAGGCATGCTTAGCATGGGCGTGCCCCATCTTGCCATATTTTTGTCCTTGAGTTTCAAAGCGTTGCTTTCCTTTCTGTTTTGGTCAGTGTTTGCCAACCATGGGAATCCATGTCCGAGGAAGCTTTCATCAAGGGGATTCCAGATTCGAGGGTCGGGGAAGGCAGTGTACGGCCATGGCAATGCGAGCAGTGGCACATCACTGTGTCAAGGACGTGTCTCTGTGGACCACGCAGGATCTTGATGAAATACTACATGACGGAGACAGGCTGTACTTGTCTGCAGCTGAAGCCCATGACGTCACAGTGCTTTTTCCCAGTGAAGCTATTCAAACTGTAGTGATTGAAGGACGCAAAGTAAACCTTCATGTCGACAATAATCGCAATGGAATGCTTGGCAGCAGAGATGCTTCCCTCGATGAGGGTGCAGTGACTTTACAGCAAACTGTTGAACAGATTGAACATGCTGCAGTCTTCACTGTTGGGGGTGTCTTTTCTTCTTATACCATTGGCATCATGGAAGTTCTGTCAACATTTTACATATTTGATTCCCACAGCAGGGATAAGAAAGGAATATGTCATTCTGAAGGTCGTGCTTGTGTTACTAAGCATGAAGGATCTGAGAGTTTGATCAGCTTTATGCATGATCTGTGTCAGTCGCTCGGGATGTCCAACGAGGCTGTGTTTGAAGCTGTGAATGTGTATGCCTCTGTTGAGATGACGGAAGACACTGTTCCACTACCCCACCTTAGACAATTTGAAGATGAGGATGACATTCCCCTGATCCGTCTTAAACCAGGCAGACAAGATGAGGATGAGAATGACGTTCCAATGAGACACCTTGAACAAGGTGAGGATGAGGATAACATTCCCTTGATTAACCCAAGAAAAGGCAGACAAGACGAGGATGACAATGATGTTCCACTTAGCCACCTTAGACAAGTTGACGACGAGGATGACATTCCACTAAGTCACCTTCGGAATGTTGATCCGTGCATTGAAATGGAGCATGAATCGGATGGAGATGTCCCACTTCCAACAATTAACCAGTGTTTGACAACTGAATGTGCCGAGTCAGAGGCTTCTTCGGATCATCTAAGCGATGGCGATGATTATGTTCCTTCAAAGGAAGAATTGAAATTTCTGGATTGTTCATCATCTGAGATGAGCTGGGATGAAGACTATGGTGATGCTGTTTGGTGTAGCACAGCAGGACATCCTGCATCTTCTGAAAACCAAGAGGAAGTGACAGACCCAGAGCATATAAGAAGTGAGCAAACACGTGACAGTGACGCAAGCAATACTTTAATTGGATCACCCACTGCAGGACATTCCCAAGCAACAAGTCCATGTACCGTTCCCACTCAGGACAAGCCGAGGCAATCCAGAAAAAGACTCCGACATGAGGATGATTGGAAAGAGAACAAGAGAAAACTGCTCAGGAACAGTGGGGAAAGTTATGTATCAAGAGCAGGAAAActcaagagaaaaagagagctgAAATCAGGTTGTGGGGACCAATGCAGAAATAAGTGCAAGTCAAAAGTCTCAGAGGATGAAAGGATCCAAGTTTTTCACAGTTTCTGGAAATTGGGTTGTCTCACACAACAGAGGCAGTACTTGTGTAAAACAGTCAAGAAACGTGAgaaaaaaagtacacacacaaagtcaTCTTCAAGGAGAGGTTCCACTTATGAATACCACCTGCACATCCATGGAAAGATAGTTAAAGTTTGCAAGAAGATGTTTCTTGATACTCTGGATATATCAGACACGGTTGTTGCCACATCACTGAAGAATATTAAGTTAACTCTCTGGGAACTTGTGATGCAGAAAAGCGGGGAAAGCAAAGCCAAAGAGGCAACTCAAAGGACAGTGAGAAGGATGAGATTAGAAAGCACATCAACAGCTTTGCGAGAGTGGAGAGTCACTATGCAAGGAAAGATTCAACACGAGAATACCTGGAAAGTTCCCTCAGTCTGCTGAAGATGTATGAGCTCTACGTTCAAAAGCGGGAAAAGGAAGGATGCAAAGCTCCCGCTAGTGAAACCACCTACAGATATGTTTTTAATCGTGAATTCAACATCAGCTTCCATAAACGAATGAAAGACCGATGTGATATCTGTGCCGCCTATGAGAACGGATATTACGATCACACAGAAGAGGGCGAGTACAAAAAGCATAACCAGATGAAAGAAGATAGCAGAAAATTCAAAGATGAAGTAAAAGCGAGATTAAAGGATGATCCAAGTCTTGCAGCGGCAGTGTTTGATCTTGAAGAAGTTCTGCTGACCCCTTCAAGTGTTGAGTCATGCCTGTATTACAAGAGAAAACTGAATACCTACAACTTGACAGTGTATGATTACAGAAACGGACAAGGATATTGCAATGTCTGGGCAGAAACTGCATCGAGCAGGGGATCGAATGAGATTGCCAGCTGTGTTTATAGATACCTGGAACGCATCAGCAAAGAGGCGGGTGTCAAGAAAGTGGTGTTATTTTCGGACAGCTGTGGAGggcaaaacaggaacaaaaactTCCTTACAATGCTCTGGTATGCCCTGACAAAGTTTCATTTTGATGAAATAGAGCACGTGTTCTTTGTATCGGGTCACTCTCAGAACGAAGGGGACAGCATGCATTCTGTCATTGAACGGATGAGCAGACACGTGGTCGTGTACACCCCGAGCCAGTGGTCACAGAATATGAGAACAGCCAAGCGACATGCACCTCTGTACATTGTTGACGAGCTGGTTCAGTCGGACTTTTTCGACTTTAAGAAAGTAGCAGAGCTGTTGAAGAATTTCCAGTtggacacacagaaagagaaagtTAGGTGGTTGGACGTGAAAAGATTTAAGTTATCGTCACAAGAACCAAATGTCGTAGACGTTGGTTATGACTACACAGGCGATTACTGCCAGCTCAATTTGGTGCGAAAACTGAGAGCTGTCCATAGCATCCCAGATCCTGCTGACATTGTCTTGGAAAACGTTTCAAAAGCCCCATTACCGATTACCAAAGAGAAGTACAATGATCTGGTCAATCTCTGTGAAAGGTACATCATCCCAAAGGCACATCACCACTACTTCAGATCGTTGCCCCATGATGCCTAATTGGCTTTACTGTGGTCAGCATTCAAACAGTGAAAAAGGCGTTCATGTTCAAGTGAGCAGTATCACATAGAGTTTCGTGGTGGGTGTgaacttcttttcttcttttacacCCAGCACATTTCAGGTGTTCAGAACGTGAGCATGAACAGTCAGGCCAACAGCTCCTAAAGAATGACAACAATTTAAAGAGACCAATGCACATAAGCAATACTAACGACGTTTTATTTTGACTACAGAATGTCGCAAGTTCAGGCTGAATGACTATGGTTATAAACTGTTCAATAGGCATGAGTTTGGTTATGTTCGAACATTAATACGTACTTGAACTAACTGTTCCACAGACAGGAAcccagttttgtttttctcagatcAGTGTTCATGAAAGATAGCACAAACGAATCATTAcctattttcattttgttgcaAATTTAGAGTTAATGGAGTTAATAGTCATGGTAtgaccttttttttaaaccaactGTTTTATAGACATGAATAAAGTTGAACTTTTGCTGTTACAAGTAAACGTCCTGAACGTAATTGGACAAATtgctggctgtctctctctctctctctctctctctctctctctctctctctctctctctctctctctctctctctctctctctctctctctctctctctctcacacacacacacacacacacacacacacacacacacacacacacacaaacagaccgacacagCCAAATTTAAACATACATTACTTAATCAcggttttttctctcaataaAACGGCAAACATCAAGCATTATAGTTAATACATCTAAAACTTGCCATGACAGCTATCCTACTACTTAAATCTGCAATGTAAATACCGTAACTTTGAAATCCTTTCAAAGAGATCTCTCTCAATCTGTATACAACTGCCGTAAATCGAGTTACCTCAGTTACATTTGCGCCAATTTCTCATCACTCTCATCGTAACTTGACTTACGGCAGTATTGTTTCCGACTTTCTGTCAAAAAATCAGCATAGTGTTAAAATAACAGTTAAGGACTTAATTTTTCAAAGAGAAATTATAATAGGCAAACGAACCAGATCAC is from Littorina saxatilis isolate snail1 linkage group LG5, US_GU_Lsax_2.0, whole genome shotgun sequence and encodes:
- the LOC138965936 gene encoding uncharacterized protein; this translates as MAMRAVAHHCVKDVSLWTTQDLDEILHDGDRLYLSAAEAHDVTVLFPSEAIQTVVIEGRKVNLHVDNNRNGMLGSRDASLDEGAVTLQQTVEQIEHAAVFTSLGMSNEAVFEAVNVYASVEMTEDTVPLPHLRQFEDEDDIPLIRLKPGRQDEDENDVPMRHLEQEKRGKQSQRGNSKDSEKDEIRKHINSFARVESHYARKDSTREYLESSLSLLKMYELYVQKREKEGCKAPASETTYRYVFNREFNISFHKRMKDRCDICAAYENGYYDHTEEGEYKKHNQMKEDSRKFKDEVKARLKDDPSLAAAVFDLEEVLLTPSSVESCLYYKRKLNTYNLTVYDYRNGQGYCNVWAETASSRGSNEIASCVYRYLERISKEAGVKKVVLFSDSCGGQNRNKNFLTMLWYALTKFHFDEIEHVFFVSGHSQNEGDSMHSVIERMSRHVVVYTPSQWSQNMRTAKRHAPLYIVDELVQSDFFDFKKVAELLKNFQLDTQKEKVRWLDVKRFKLSSQEPNVVDVGYDYTGDYCQLNLVRKLRAVHSIPDPADIVLENVSKAPLPITKEKYNDLVNLCERYIIPKAHHHYFRSLPHDA